A genomic window from Silene latifolia isolate original U9 population chromosome 11, ASM4854445v1, whole genome shotgun sequence includes:
- the LOC141610881 gene encoding uncharacterized protein LOC141610881 produces MEHLVLDTRASLPDLNDKSKLQLMEGSVFYKLLKMKKRRMNKLITRLIMETYNIDKKAFFIGNKWCILCEAEVAFLLGLKPNGKDAEEKPAVSTVPQFFIDLASQVALNTTNTNHLMKKGTLQEILVNTVLNEENRDSFRKLIYFYLLNFFLFPNSDFSGRLMYFSYDIHDMEETNWAKVILEFVINDICEFKNSPIVKGKKTKFLKFFAPLLEAWFYYRTNSIEHQILDNPDDAPLSFCKIKSTMASSKSHFSCLTPKQVKSKCSQCKGKEESLSKEAATTSAAGGLKLSLSYEPEITDVHQAREPDVDQGLDSDSRNKNDGEVQSDLKDTISKDGEEHEEMVTEFGSYGQVEDGVESVSDSNDQEDEKMQRDSNSWENTEEEMHTKANIEGDGSLQDDTVTSLHPIVESNRRALHSRTSRIGVVEQETSGKNITPSIHKVSVSSTTERHKSDSPTTKFEGYDIRSDLVQTLQKIWQKHGNIIKDRTVSSRDIVARALESLATMVRILEDNPARSLSDDQADYLSSTLSDLEYIHFNVCWLVPFVEKALLVHKSKPLVESLNNLNQLNSEVEERKAILLDEIAKLYEKQNKLKEEIAKVSKMIPFSGQVNLDEPIGVGFT; encoded by the exons ATGGAGCATTTGGTACTTGACACAAGGGCTTCATTGCCCGATTTGAATGACAAAAGTAAACTTCAACTTATGGAAGGATCAGTATTCTACAAGCTTTTGAAGATGAAGAAGCGGAGAATGAACAAGCTCATTACTCGTCTGATAATGGAAACCTATAAcattgacaaaaaggcttttttcATTGGAAATAAATGGTGCATTTTGTGTGAAGCCGAGGTTGCTTTTTTACTTGGTTTGAAACCGAATGGCAAAGATGCAGAAGAGAAGCCAGCAGTGTCAACCGTTCCCCAGTTCTTCATTGACCTAGCTTCTCAGGTGGCCTTGAATACAACTAACACCAACCACCTTATGAAAAAAGGAACTCTTCAGGAAATTCTCGTCAATACAGTCCTTAATGAGGAAAATAGAGATTCATTTCGGAAATTAATTTATTTCTATTTATTGAATTTCTTCCTTTTTCCAAACTCTGATTTCTCTGGGAGGCTCATGTATTTCTCTTATGATATCCATGATATGGAAGAGACCAACTGGGCCAAAGTCATTCTTGAATTTGTGATCAATGATATTTGTGAGTTTAAAAACTCTCCGATTGTGAAAGGCAAGAAGACAAAATTTCTGAAATTCTTTGCTCCCTTGCTTGAG GCATGGTTCTATTATAGAACCAACTCCATTGAACACCAAATCCTGGATAATCCAGATGACGCCCCACTTAGCTTCTGCAAAATCAAGTCAACAATGGCTTCCTCAAAGTCTCATTTCAGTTGTCTAACTCCAAAACAA GTGAAAAGTAAGTGCTCTCAGTGCAAAGGTAAAGAAGAGAGCTTGTCCAAAGAAGCTGCTACTACTAGTGCGGCAGGAGGTCTTAAGCTTTCTCTTTCGTATGAACCCGAGATAACTGATGTTCACCAAGCTAG GGAGCCTGATGTGGACCAAGGCTTGGATTCTGACAGTAGAAATAAGAATGATGGAGAGGTGCAATCTGATTTGAAGGACACAATCAGTAAAGATGGGGAGGAGCATGAGGAAATGGTTACTGAGTTCGGTAGTTACGGTCAGGTTGAAGATGGGGTTGAATCTGTTTCAGATAGTAATGATCAGGAGGATGAAAAAATGCAACGTGATTCGAACAGTTGGGAAAATACGGAAGAAGAGATGCATACAAAAGCAAATATTGAGGGTGATGGATCATTGCAAGACGACACTGTGACGTCTCTCCACCCTATTGTTGAATCTAATAGAAGAGCTCTTCATAGTAGAACAAGTCGGATTGGTGTAGTTGAGCAAG AGACTTCAGGGAAAAACATCACTCCTTCAATACATAAAGTTTCTGTATCCTCTACGACTGAG AGGCACAAAAGTGATTCTCCAACTACCAAATTCGAAGGATATGATATAAGGTCTGATTTAGTTCAGACCTTGCAAAAGATCTGGCAGAAGCATGGGAACATAATAAAAGACCGCACTGTGAGTAGTCGTGACATAGTTGCTAGGGCATTGGAGTCGCTGGCCACCATGGTACGAATTCTTGAGGACAACCCAGCCCGATCCTTGAGTGATGACCAAGCCGATTATTTAAGCTCCACACTCTCTGATCTAGAATACATTCATTTCAATGTTTGCTGGTTGGTTCCGTTTGTTGAGAAGGCTTTATTAGTACATAAAAGCAAACCTTTGGTGGAATCCCTCAACAATCTCAACCAATTAAATTCTGAAGTCGAGGAACGCAAAGCAATCCTCCTTGACGAAATAGCTAAACTCTACGAGAAACAAAACAAATTGAAGGAAGAGATAGCAAAGGTGTCTAAGATGATTCCGTTTTCAGGACAAGTTAACTTAGATGAACCCATAGGAGTGGGGTTCACTTGA